In a single window of the Acyrthosiphon pisum isolate AL4f chromosome X, pea_aphid_22Mar2018_4r6ur, whole genome shotgun sequence genome:
- the LOC100160677 gene encoding oxygen-dependent coproporphyrinogen-III oxidase, with the protein MILKIISSTMKTVYTATCLKMKDDRKFRLIPGTLIALGISYSTVAAKSLTIDKFMADTVTDSQTLKSRPEDMKTIMELMIMNIQAEFCRALEKEEPKVKFIVDRWVRPEGGGGVTCVMQEGEVFEKAGVNVSVVHGNLPPRAIDQMRARGKNFKGGQILPFFAAGVSAVIHPRNPYVPTIHFNYRYFEVTLPDNTIEWWFGGGTDLTPYYLNEEDAIHFHRSLKNACDQHDKAYYPRFKRWCDDYFNIPHRGERRGVGGIFFDDLDTPSTFSFVKSCAEAVIPSYLPLVQKHKNDLYNDKEREWQLLRRGRYVEFNLIYDRGTKFGLYTPGARYESILMSLPLSANWKYMHNPDPDSREGKLTEVLKNPKDWIKIE; encoded by the exons ATGATATTGAAAATCATATCTTCCACCATGAAGACGGTTTACACGGCGACGTGCTTAAAGATGAAGGATGACAGAAAATTTAG ATTAATCCCTGGAACACTTATTGCGCTTGGCATATCATACAGTACAGTAGCGGCAAAATCATTGACTATTGACAAATTCATGGCAGACACGGTTACAGACTCACAAACATTAAAAAGCAGACCTGAAGATATGAAAACAATCATGGAACTTATGATTATGAATATACaa GCTGAATTTTGTCGAGCACTTGAAAAAGAAGAGCCGAAAGTAAAATTTATAGTAGATCGATGGGTAAGACCTGAAGGTGGTGGTGGAGTTACATGTGTAATGCAGGAAGGAGAAGTTTTTGAAAAAGCTGGTGTTAATGTTTCTGTAGTTCATGGTAATTTACCTCCCAGAGCAATCGATCAGATGAGAGCTag aggtaaaaattttaaaggtGGCCAAATACTTCCATTCTTTGCAGCAGGTGTCAGTGCAGTGATACATCCGCGCAATCCCTATGTGCCTaccatacattttaactatagaTACTTTGAAGTTACTCTACCTGATAATACAATAGAG TGGTGGTTTGGTGGAGGTACTGATTTAACTCCTTATTATCTGAATGAAGAAGATGCCATCCATTTTCATCGTTCATTAAAAAATGCTTGTGATCAACATGACAAAGCGTACTATCCTAGATTTAAACGTTGGTGTgacgattattttaatatacctcaTAGAGGAGAACGAAGAGGAGTAGGTGGCATATTTTTTGACGATTTGGACACTCCATCTACATTTAGTTTTGTAAAGAGTTGCGCTGAAGCAGTTATCCCTTCATATCTACCATTAg TACAAAAGCACAAAAACGATTTGTATAATGACAAAGAAAGAGAATGGCAATTGCTAAGACGAGGGCGGTATGTTGAATTCAATTTGATATATGACAGAGGTACAAAATTCGGTCTCTACACGCCTGGAGCTAGATATGAAAGTATACTTATGTCACTTCCCTTGAGTGCG